One window of Toxotes jaculatrix isolate fToxJac2 chromosome 19, fToxJac2.pri, whole genome shotgun sequence genomic DNA carries:
- the LOC121199958 gene encoding beta/gamma crystallin domain-containing protein 1-like isoform X2, producing the protein MSESPEEQPSTGVLGRIGSWFSPWKGKSPKSPTENVSPTSDQALKSEGDEESEESVRPQAGEQQLEEEKEHSSNPNPLGLSRDSFLCEEKDATQSAHRHGSVVSSTETGEGGPKEEEFVECRKRRAGQGKEREESSNGTSASGNPDKNASHLTHQSPSSKLGVVWDSDQAHTQPQAQRQAQAQAGKRLRVYLEETSVIHCGPDTCAGQEVVRTEVTKNLQVLPKAKSSPSSDFSKGSNSASAENKRTNVRPVVGAQSYYSALVGVSLKSHKDSQLETEPDKEQTEADSMGRKNAARRKYRKNSQGDGGNSPQEKMPPNAQPVSEGFPPSDNSVTSPQGKSPKTHTGESLVNSSSKHNPTSQASPEGGESETSCPDTVKKLDNFQDSDSVTADTPECVVDGGADMEDDDSLYKVERKTETPESKRRSIKVSRSELKLFTKYVPLKPVQSPVEDNQDYKSAIKSTKGEKDEPKTETDARPQDLKKRDEEPKPVLGRIADKISLFEQAVGAHKKTFQTPRSADVSPARKTTERLKADFELSDQRSRSVERYGRSNRSSSASPVGEKAMTIKERVRNFTKASKSEAKPTLPQKPAMTGMSQKSTLSVAVAASELPELDSQGKLDTKEQTQTTAMSEITLKPDGQDTAAVGVKISTPKEQPTDSKTTDTVALNVADQGTKPNSVESDVPAKGTGGSEITSNISPQSKGPSRTGSRSKRRKNKEPTSPISLNSENKPTSKPEVTAIKQERVDDTVEIVSASKQLTDKVSFSSDKAQGNTSEKQSNSKEKTLKRELDVSEKQKKQLDSSFKKDNIDKPVNIQEGLPEPSVNKDEPDTAACNSGTKRPIDQDPVILSQKEEKAGGHSLVFTEEREEASKDNRETSASCPSPAAPSVKTPFVEQESPIERPTLDKELSVQPESKSKGKERQPCKKDKVQKLQPQNKDTELLNLVESKDVEKLEKPGSEKTNQMEKKGKEKPQQLLHSDKNTTNGKVSDSGQGISGTEGSVAKDDQRKNAERKEETKHIKDTTNPEANQPESTSQSSEKPSGSSEDLSAQTQHVSQTATTHPEKAAICAVTQTNEAVSRAESDKGPSKGETTTNVPLELRTMSTESSGTETETVVIAAEPQPNSVSVEKMENSPDDSHTHGANDAELSSSKPITKATTVAEEVTVKATNDSPALITAQTDNMAEKESSLKEPSPVSKSASSQGAGQDDGKKGSAFITVPSEDKISEDIMGLSPSPSDSNTSKSTANVIEKTAEKTVDALPPVANGDISAQPQLLTVRKEPVSNKPSQTPKAPTSPEANKLIPDSIQRSSMKKFQLPLGLSKDDSAKRQDAPSSWLDVDFPKRKLKAPEPKLSSSGSESNLLDTSGELDDDNFIEKIKKLCAPFSLPPRKHNQLRPPQPPFAMPAIKEDHFEKTFDPEEFKFGLRKKNKFTLDTTPSLLAKLQSTETKSNLKPARASLADRSMLLSSFDTDSRVRDKTPVKDEVDIKEEKDDKIKVKSRLEGSCVLSGLSSSFRGKRNGVQTQAEGTSSGDVSPSKALRLSPPPLSQPPPASPTATAPVKDTLEKQSSALNDREETPAVEAVVSDSGPPLPSFNDIKLPDYLEKYLPREPAKAVQSTQGQEQVNTKVIGKMTTLVPGGEADLAVKPGLVLPDAVPQCFPGIPSTTHPTLPVQPPAQPQEILTNHTRAAKEFHKRPGKMVLFEKTEFSGQAYEIYRDVADATSLQFSPVISVKVVRGCWVLYEKPDFQGRSIALEEGGIELTNMWAEPGLETESNNNRPMTIGSIRLAVWDYSIPHIDLFTEPEGHGRVTPYHYDTIETGSFGIPLSTASIQVHSGVWLVFSDPGFQGLLAVLETGVYPFPETWGFPSPFVGSLRPLKMGGIKVENPNEVKAVVYEKPGFEGSCLEIDSDVFSFCESEGDVATDSANLNSKTLKSVGSLKIIGGLWVGYSQPGFEGQQHILEEGEYLDCSDWGGSGQLLSLRPILADFLSPHLKMFTDRDFGKLGVNIDLTVPVINMDDTGYGMKTQSIDVIGGVWVVFEEPGFCGESYLLEKGLYGSPEDWGALQPRVASVMPVMLDDFENSAKFKVQLFSDPGFQGAVLTLEDNVASLQDNFSVASCRVLAGSWLAFEGQDFTGRMYVLEVGNYPDLRAMGCANTSSSILSLQTVGFEFSLPSITLFERCGLRGKRVVLTDGSVNLQLAGGCSRLQSVLVEGGMWVLYEGINYRGAQILLKPGEILDWRKFSDWQKIGSLRPLIQKQVHFRVRNRHTGLMMSVTGDLDEVKLLRIQETEETDGLEQIWFYQNGHLHCKLLEECCLSPSGSLTMAGSRVGLTPEPDNHFHLWSITPEGFICYTPSPNLVLEVKGGHHYDKNQLILNSLDPNKPQQRWNVEVI; encoded by the exons ATG TCTGAGAGCCCCGAGGAGCAGCCAAGTACTGGGGTCTTGGGTCGTATTGGGAGCTGGTTCTCGCCATGGAAGGGAAAGAGTCCAAAGAGTCCTACTGAAAATGTTTCCCCAACTAGTGATCAGGCTCTTAAATCAGAGGGAGACGAGGAAAGTGAGGAGTCTGTGAGACCCCAGGCTGGGGAACAACagttggaggaggagaaggaacaCAGCTCCAATCCCAATCCACTTGGTCTCTCCAGAGACAGTTTTCTCTGTGAAGAGAAGGACGCCACGCAGTCTGCCCACAGACACGGCTCCGTTGTGAGCAGCACTGAGACAGGAGAAGGAGGTCCAAAAGAGGAGGAGTTTGTGGAGtgcaggaagaggagagcagggCAGGgcaaggagagggaggagagcagcaaCGGTACTTCAGCGAGCGGGAATCCTGACAAGAATGCCAGTCATCTGACACATCAGTCTCCCTCTTCTAAACTGGGAGTGGTATGGGACTCTGACCAGGCCCACACCCAGCCTCAGGCCCAGAGACAAGCACAGGCCCAGGCGGGCAAGAGACTCCGTGTGTACCTGGAAGAGACCAGTGTGATTCACTGCGGCCCAGACACTTGTGCTGGACAGGAAGTTGTCCGCACTGAAGTCACAAAAAATCTACAGGTCCTCCCAAAGGCAAAGTCATCTCCAAGTTCTGACTTTTCAAAGGGCTCAAATTCAGCAAGTGCAGAGAACAAAAGGACAAATGTTAGGCCTGTGGTTGGGGCACAGAGTTATTACAGTGCTCTAGTGGGAGTGTCACTGAAatcacacaaagactcacagtTAGAGACTGAACCTGATAAAGAACAAACAGAGGCGGACAGCATGGGGCGTAAAAATGCAGCCAGAAGGAAATACAGGAAGAACTCtcagggagatggagggaacaGCCCCCAGGAAAAAATGCCTCCTAATGCTCAACCTGTCTCAGAGGGATTCCCTCCATCAGATAACTCAGTGACCAGTCCTCAGGGCAAAAGTCCAAAAACTCACACTGGAGAGTCGTTGGTAAACTCCTCCTCCAAGCACAACCCCACCTCTCAGGCCTCACCTGAAGGAGGGGAAAGTGAGACTTCCTGTCCTGATACGGTCAAGAAATTGGACAACTTCCAGGATTCAGACTCAGTCACTGCAGACACTCCGGAGTGTGTGGTTGATGGGGGTGCAGACATGGAGGACGATGACAGCCTTTACAAAGtagaaaggaagacagagacaccaGAGTCCAAACGCAGGAGTATTAAGGTTTCTCGGAGTGAGCTGAAGCTCTTTACAAAGTATGTGCCTTTGAAGCCTGTGCAAAGTCCAGTGGAAGACAACCAGGATTATAAATCAGCGATAAAGAGTACCAAAGGAGAAAAGGATGAGCCCAAAACAGAGACTGATGCAAG ACCACAAGACTTGAAGAAACGCGATGAGGAGCCTAAACCAGTCCTTGGCCGGATTGCAGATAAAATCAGCCTCTTTGAGCAGGCGGTGGGGGCCCACAAGAAGACCTTCCAAACCCCGAGAAGTGCTGATGTCTCTCCAGCCAGGAAAACCACTGAGAGGCTGAAGGCAGATTTTGAGTTGTCAGACCAGAGGTCAAGATCAGTCGAACGTTACGGCAGGTCAAACAGATCCAGCTCTGCGTCACCTGTGGGGGAGAAAGCGATGACGATTAAGGAGCGAGTAAGGAACTTTACAAAAGCATCTAAATCAGAGGCTAAGCCAACACTGCCTCAAAAGCCAGCCATGACAGGAATGTCGCAAAAATCCACATTGTCTGTGGCAGTTGCTGCATCTGAGTTGCCAGAACTGGACAGTCAGGGTAAACTGGATACTAAAgagcagacacaaacaacagcaatgtCAGAGATAACATTAAAACCAGATGGACAAGATACCGCTGCGGTAGGGGTAAAGATTTCCACTCCAAAAGAACAACCGACAGACtccaaaacaacagacacagtGGCCTTGAACGTAGCAGATCAGGGTACGAAACCTAACAGCGTTGAATCAGACGTCCCAGCTAAAGGAACAGGTGGCTCTGAAATTACTAGTAACATTAGTCCACAGTCCAAAGGCCCTAGCAGGACAGGCTCCCGCTCtaagagaaggaaaaataaagagcCTACCAGTCCCATCAGCCTAAATAGTGAAAACAAACCTACAAGTAAGCCAGAGGTCACTGCTATAAAACAAGAGCGGGTGGATGATACAGTGGAGATTGTCTCTGCATCCAAACAGCTCACAGACAAAGTCTCATTTTCATCTGATAAAGCCCAAGGAAATACATCAGAAAAACAGTCTAATAGCAAGGAGAAGACTTTAAAAAGGGAATTGGAtgtgtcagaaaaacagaagaaacagtTAGATTCCTCATTTAAAAAGGACAATATTGACAAACCAGTTAACATTCAGGAGGGATTGCCTGAGCCATCTGTCAACAAAGATGAACCTGATACTGCTGCTTGTAACAGTGGAACAAAGAGGCCCATTGACCAGGATCCTGTTATTTTATCccaaaaggaggaaaaggcaGGGGGACACAGCCTGGTgttcacagaggagagagaagaagcctcGAAGGACAACAGAGAAACTTCAGCGTCCTGCCCCTCACCTGCTGCTCCTTCAGTGAAGACTCCTTTTGTGGAGCAGGAGTCACCCATTGAACGCCCCACATTAGATAAAGAATTGTCAGTGCAACCCGAATCAAAAagtaaaggaaaggaaaggcaGCCctgcaaaaaagacaaagtgcaaAAATTGCAACCTCAAAACAAGGACACAGAACTGCTAAATCTAGTTGAGAGTAAGGATGTGGAGAAACTGGAAAAGCCAGGgagtgaaaaaacaaatcagatggagaagaaaggcaaagaaaaaccaCAGCAGCTCCTGCATTCAGATAAAAATACCACAAATGGCAAGGTTTCAGACAGTGGACAAGGTATCTCAGGGACAGAGGGAAGTGTTGCTAAAGATGATCaaagaaaaaatgcagaaagaaaagaggagacaaaGCACATTAAAGACACAACAAATCCAGAAGCCAACCAACCAGAATCGACCTCTCAGTCTTCAGAAAAGCCCAGCGGATCATCAGAGGACctctctgcacaaacacaacatgtcaGTCAGACGGCGACTACACATCCAGAAAAAGCTGCTATTTGTGCTGTCACCCAGACTAATGAGGCTGTGAGTCGGGCTGAGAGTGATAAAGGGCCTTCAAAGGGAGAGACGACAACAAATGTGCCTCTTGAGTTGCGGACAATGTCTACAGAAAGCTCTGGAACAGAAACTGAGACAGTGGTGATTGCAGCAGAACCACAGCCTAATTCTGTATCAGTGGAAAAAATGGAGAATTCACCCGATGACTCACATACACATGGAGCTAATGATGCTGAGCTCTCCAGCTCAAAGCCTATTACCAAAGCAACTACAGTAGCTGAGGAAGTGACTGTAAAAGCAACTAATGACAGTCCAGCACTGATAACTGCACAGACTGACAATATGGCAGAGAAAGAATCATCTCTTAAAGAGCCTTCTCCTGTCTCTAAATCTGCAAGCAGCCAAGGAGCAGGGCAGGATGATGGGAAAAAAGGTTCAGCTTTCATAACAGTGCCCTCAGAAGACAAAATCTCAGAAGACATAATGGGACTGTCTCCTAGCCCTTCTGATAGCAATACTTCTAAATCCACAGCTAATGTCATAGAGAAGACTGCTGAGAAAACAGTGGATGCACTTCCACCCGTTGCCAATGGCGACATTTCTGCACAGCCACAACTCCTCACGGTCAGAAAGGAACCGGTCAGTAATAAGCCAAGTCAAACTCCAAAAGCACCCACGTCCCCAGAGGCCAATAAACTGATCCCAGACTCAATCCAGCGTTCATCCATGAAGAAGTTCCAATTGCCACTGGGGCTAAGCAAAGATGATTCTGCAAAACGGCAGGACGCCCCCTCTAGCTGGCTGGATGTGGACTTTCCGAAACGGAAACTTAAAGCCCCAGAACCCAAACTAAGCTCATCCGGGAGTGAGAGCAATCTTCTGGACACTTCTGGTGAACTCGATGATGACAATTTCATTGAGAAAATCAAGAAACTTTGTGCGCCTTTCTCCCTCCCACCACGTAAACACAACCAACTTCGGCCACCTCAGCCCCCCTTTGCCATGCCGGCTATCAAGGAGGACCACTTTGAGAAGACATTTGACCCTGAGGAGTTTAAGTTTGGCTTGAGGAAGAAGAATAAGTTCACCTTAGACACAACCCCGAGTCTCCTAGCCAAACTCCAGAGCACAGAGACTAAATCTAACCTGAAGCCTGCAAGGGCTAGTTTGGCTGATAGAAGCATGCTGCTCAGTAGCTTCGACACTGATTCTCGGGTCAGGGATAAAACCCCAGTCAAGGATGAGGTTGACATcaaggaggagaaggacgaTAAGATCAAGGTGAAGTCTCGCTTGGAGGGGAGCTGTGTTCTCAGCGGTCTCTCCTCCAGCTTTAGAGGGAAGAGGAATGGAGTTCAAACACAGGCAGAAGGCACCAGCTCTGGTGATGTGTCACCTAGCAAAGCCCTCCGGCTAAGCCCTCCACCTTTATCCCAGCCACCCCCAGCAAGCCCAACAGCCACAGCTCCAGTTAAAGACACACTGGAGAAGCAGAGCTCTGCCCTGAACGACAGAGAGGAAACTCCGGCTGTGGAGGCTGTGGTCAGTGACTCAGGTCCTCCACTTCCTTCATTTAACGACATTAAGCTGCCGGACTATTTAGAGAAGTACCTCCCCCGAGAACCAGCAAAAGCAGTGCAAAGCACACAAGGACAAGAGCAAGTCAATACAAAG GTTATTGGGAAAATGACAACTCTGGTTCCCGGAGGTGAAGCAGACCTTGCTGTAAAGCCAGGTCTGGTGCTTCCTGATGCTGTGCCTCAGTGTTTCCCTGGGATTCCTTCAACAACACATCCAACACTCCCTGTGCAGCCCCCGGCTCAGCCACAGGAGATACTTACTAATCAT ACAAGAGCTGCCAAAGAATTTCACAAGCGCCCTGGAAAG ATGGTGTTGTTTGAGAAAACTGAGTTCAGTGGCCAAGCGTATGAGATTTACAGGGATGTAGCAGATGCTACGTCTCTGCAGTTTTCACCTGTCATATCCGTGAAGGTTGTTAGAGGATG CTGGGTGCTCTACGAGAAGCCCGACTTCCAGGGACGCTCAATCGCCTTGGAGGAGGGGGGAATAGAATTGACAAATATGTGGGCGGAGCCTGGTTTGGAGACAGAATCAAACAACAACCGACCAATGACAATTGGCTCTATTCGACTTGCTGTCTGG GATTACAGCATACCCCACATTGATCTGTTTACTGAACCAGAGGGCCACGGAAGAGTAACACCTTACCACTACGACACAATAGAGACGGGCTCATTTGGCATCCCACTGAGCACTGCTTCAATTCAAGTGCACTCTGGGGT GTGGCTGGTGTTCAGTGACCCAGGGTTCCAGGGTTTGCTAGCTGTACTGGAGACAGGGGTGTACCCTTTTCCTGAGACCTGGGGCTTTCCATCACCCTTTGTGGGATCTCTCAGACCACTAAAAATG GGTGGTATCAAAGTGGAGAATCCGAATGAAGTCAAG GCTGTGGTGTATGAAAAGCCTGGCTTTGAGGGCTCCTGTTTGGAGATCGACAGTGATGTGTTCAGCTTTTGTGAGAGTGAAGGAGACGTTGCCACAGACAGTGCAAATCTCAACTCAAAGACACTGAAGTCTGTGGGTTCTTTAAAGATCATTGGAGGACT GTGGGTGGGCTACAGCCAGCCTGGGTTTGAGGGCCAACAGCACATCCTGGAGGAAGGAGAGTACCTGGACTGCAGCGACTGGGGAGGCTCAGGACAGCTCCTGTCACTGCGACCAATACTGGCT GATTTCCTGTCTCCACACCTCAAAATGTTCACCGACAGAGATTTTGGCAAGCTGGGAGTGAACATTGACCTCACGGTGCCTGTTATTAACATGGATGACACAGGCTACGGCATGAAGACACAGTCTATTGATGTCATCGGTGGCGT cTGGGTAGTGTTTGAAGAGCCAGGCTTTTGTGGTGAGTCCTACCTCCTGGAGAAAGGCCTGTATGGGAGCCCAGAGGACTGGGGTGCGCTGCAGCCCAGAGTTGCCTCAGTGATGCCTGTCATGCTG GACGATTTTGAGAACTCTGCCAAGTTTAAG GTGCAGCTTTTCTCTGATCCGGGTTTTCAAGGCGCTGTCCTTACGCTGGAGGACAATGTGGCCTCCCTGCAGGACAACTTCTCTGTGGCCTCTTGTAGGGTTCTGGCTGGCAG CTGGCTGGCATTTGAGGGCCAGGACTTCACGGGCAGGATGTATGTGTTAGAAGTGGGGAACTACCCGGATCTGAGAGCAATGGGCTGTGCTAACACGAGCTCATCCATTCTGTCACTACAGACTGTTGGCTTT GAGTTCTCGCTGCCTTCTATCACTCTTTTTGAGCGCTGCGGTCTGCGGGGGAAGAGGGTAGTTCTGACAGACGGATCAGTCAACCTTCAGCTGGCTGGAGGCTGTAGCAGACTCCAGTCTGTGCTAGTGGAAGGAGGCAT GTGGGTATTGTATGAGGGAATCAACTATCGCGGTGCTCAGATTTTGTTGAAACCTGGTGAGATTCTCGACTGGCGCAAGTTCAGCGACTGGCAAAAAATTGGGTCCTTGCGCCCTCTTATACAG AAACAAGTGCACTTCCGTGTAAGGAACAGGCACACAGGGCTCATGATGTCAGTGACCGGCGATTTAGATGAGGTCAAACTGCTGCGGATACAAGAAACCGAGGAGACGGATGGACTCGAGCAGATCTGGTTCTACCAGAATGGACATCTGCACTGCAAG ctgctggaggagtgCTGCCTCAGTCCCAGTGGTAGTCTGACCATGGCGGGAAGCCGTGTGGGTCTCACACCAGAGCCAGACAACCACTTCCATCTCTGGAGTATCACCCCTGAGGGCTTTATCTGCTACACCCCCTCCCCCAATCTGGTCCTGGAAGTCAAAG ggGGCCATCACTATGACAAAAACCAATTAATTCTGAACTCACTTGACCCAAATAAGCCCCAACAAAGGTGGAATGTGGAGGTTATCTGA